One window of the SAR86 cluster bacterium genome contains the following:
- a CDS encoding CBS domain-containing protein: protein MSKSKQIKTYLAGQRYWEVFVIKASETVTTACEIMEKNRIGALLVVDAKSNENNNNVVGIITERDIVKTIAHHQHKIEYKRVDEVMSNKLISAEPDTSTEEAISLMVENQIRHLAVMEDNKLLGVISMRDIFYSVNYLSDK from the coding sequence ATGAGCAAATCAAAGCAAATAAAAACCTATTTAGCTGGACAAAGATACTGGGAAGTATTTGTTATCAAAGCATCAGAAACTGTTACAACTGCATGCGAAATAATGGAAAAAAATAGGATAGGAGCATTGCTTGTAGTTGATGCAAAGTCTAATGAAAATAATAATAATGTCGTAGGTATTATTACAGAAAGAGATATAGTCAAAACCATAGCTCACCATCAACATAAAATAGAATATAAAAGAGTTGATGAAGTAATGTCTAATAAACTTATTAGTGCTGAACCTGATACTTCAACTGAAGAGGCTATTAGTCTCATGGTGGAGAACCAAATACGTCATTTAGCAGTAATGGAAGATAATAAACTCCTAGGAGTAATTTCAATGAGAGAT
- a CDS encoding energy transducer TonB, whose protein sequence is MLSLNIFKVKGLKRLIVGFIALVFSFSLLANSDKGYVGDDEIELDVLRVHHPAPTYPRKALRRGQEGFVVIEFDVDTDGAILDPYVIESVPTGVFERAAIKSVRKWLYQAPVYEGVSVKVNNVQVRLTFALAD, encoded by the coding sequence ATGTTATCTTTGAATATATTTAAAGTAAAAGGTTTAAAACGCTTAATTGTAGGTTTTATTGCTTTAGTTTTTTCTTTTTCTTTACTTGCTAATTCGGATAAAGGCTATGTTGGTGATGATGAGATTGAGTTAGATGTTCTAAGAGTGCATCATCCAGCTCCTACATACCCAAGAAAGGCTTTAAGAAGAGGGCAAGAAGGTTTTGTTGTTATAGAATTTGACGTTGATACAGATGGAGCTATTTTAGATCCCTATGTAATAGAAAGTGTTCCCACTGGAGTATTTGAAAGAGCAGCTATAAAGTCAGTTCGTAAATGGCTATACCAAGCACCTGTTTATGAAGGAGTTTCAGTCAAAGTAAATAATGTCCAAGTGAGATTAACTTTTGCGCTGGCTGATTAA